TTGGGCCATTATTATATCCGGTTCCATCTCCGTACGTTTTCTATAGCCAAATTCCAGATTGGGATTAAAGCTCAATTCCCTTATTATGAGCTCCTTAACTTCAGCACCGGTGGCTACGGCCCCCTTTTTATAGGCTGCAGCTATGGCGAAATTGTAGCTTTCCTTGTCCGGATGGCCGTTGATAATCAGTATTTTTTTGGGTGGCATATTTAGGTTTTTAGCGATTCACTTTTCAGAAGTGGACTGTTGCAATTTATACAGCTATTGGTTAAAACCACTACCCATAATATTTTTAAACAGATTGCTCATACGCCTCTTTAATCCAGGCTTTGAGTCTATCATCTACTTGGGACAATCCTATAAGTTGTACCCGGTGGGTATTTTTGGAAATCGAATAAATAGTGTTTCTTATTTTCATAATAATTTTCAGAAATACTATTCAAGAAGAGATCCAAACCAATTAGAAAATTTTTCCCTTTCAAAAGGAACTGTTAGTATGGGATCATTCTCATAGTAGTTTGAAAAAACAACCATGTTTACATTTTTCTCACTTATGGCTGCAACCAAAATGACTGAACCACGACCAAGGTTATCACGAATTGCGAAAACCGTTACTTTTTTAATAGCCTGAATTCTATCTGTGAACTGCTTCCAACCTTCAGATTTATCTCCATAATTCAATATGGTTTCCAAAAATTTATCCTTACTATACCCTGCCCCATCATAATAGAATTCATAATGGTCATAATACTTTAGTACTTCCTCAGTGACCTTTTCCAAAGGTATATGAGGTACATCACTCTCAAGTTCTGTTGACCATAAAAATTGTTGCCCAAATAATGGTGAAATCATACCCAAGACACAAATATTTAAAACAAACCTTTGAAGACCTAACATTTTTACGAATCTCATTTCTCTAGTAGTTTTATAAGTAGCATTCTATTCTAAACAGATTGTTCATAGGCCTTTTTTATCCATGCTTTTATTGTTCATCTGTTTACCCATCTACCGCTCATTCATTTTAAAGCATTCAAAGGCTCTGGTAACTCCAACATGTTCTTATTATGTTCAATGTTCACCTATTGGAAATCCGTTTAGGTTGTAATCGATTTCTTTAATGGTTAGTTTAAGCCATGTCCATTTCCCATCTTCCAATTGCCAGTCTGCCTGTAATTCAACAGGAATTTGTATGCCATTTATTTTTTCAGATTTTAAAGCCGATACCGTCCATAGGGTTGGGTTCTGCTCTTTTTCATCTTTGTATCTGTTGGCCGTAAATTTTAAAAAGTCTCCTTCATCGTCGAAATGAAAAATCCCATCTCCTTTGGTACCATTGACCTCCATGGTCGCTTTCGCAGAATTCCCATCTACAGCCTCCCAGGTAATATTGTTACTTAAGGATGCCGTTGGAAACCAAACCATTTCCGCCAAGTATCGCTGTAAAGTGGCCTGGTCCACCCTTTCGCTATTTTTAGCGTTGGCAACGGTAATTAACGACAATAGTTTAATGGTCATTGCTCCTTGTCCGTTTACAAATTTATCGCGCCCAACAACACTCAAAACCGAGTTCATTTCCGTATTTATGTTCCAGACAAAAGCGGGTGGGTTTACCGTAAAATATTGTTCAGCTATTCCCTGATTCCAAGTTTCCTGTTCAGGTTTTAATTTTAATTGTAATTCCTGCACTAAATGCACATTGGAAATCGGTTTCTTACCAAGTATCCCACTGTTTATAAGCCATTTTTGGACTATTGTAGGTAATCCCTTAATAGAAGCTTCCGTAATAATTTCCCCGCTAACCCTTGAATCTTCAAATAATGCCTTTTGCTCTGCGGCAACCTTCTTTTGAAAACGGATGCCAGCAAAGGAAATTAATACGGATACAAGTATGATAAGGTTCGCTATGCTTCCAAATTTAGCATCGGACCAATAGTTGAAAATCAAAATTTGGGAAATAATTACCCCGAAAAAACCGCAAATCCACCAATAATTTGATTGAAGAATCAATAAAACCAAAGCAGTGGCAAAAAGCAAAGCGGTCAAAAGCCAAATAACCCCAGAAGTTTTGGAAATAGGTGAACTTATGGCATTGAATCCTGAAAATCCAAAGGCTTTGAGCAAACCAAATAAATGGATTATACCGTGTATTCCAATGAATAAGATCAGCGCTATTCGCATTGTCGATGTTTGATTAGGACTTATTAATCCAAAAAGCAAAACCCGTATGAAGTTAATGATTTTTCATTTTATCGGTATCTAAACAATTGATTATTAGCATAGAGGAGTTAGATAGGAATGTACTAATTGAATTTTTATCGTTAGGCTTGCCTGATTCTGAATCAACTTCCACATAAGGATGGATATTTCGTCAGAGAATTTTGAAGGTACATACTTCTATATTTCCATTGGGTTGCTAACTGTTTAACTCAATATCCAAAATTTCTTCATAGCTCTACGGTATATTGCAAGTATACTAAGTTCCTTGGCATTTTTGGCCTCTTGGACCTATAGTTTACCTCACCTCCGCTGCTGCTTTGGACAACCGACTGGTTTTTTGATAATCTCCCGCCCGCACCATACGGCACGTTCGGGCGGGTAACAGGCCTGCCTGCAGGTAGCCGAGTAGACCCCTAACAAAAAATAAGGCATTATCAATAGCAAACGGAATCGGTACTGGCGAGAACAGGCTATTAATTATGGACTTGGATAGGCAACGTTTTTTTATCCATTTCTTCAATGGGTATACTTGCTTCTGAATTGGAAATCAAAACGGCATAATCCAAATACTCCGTCGTGGATTTTCCCTTGACCAATTCCCCATTTGATTTCTCATCCGTCATGACAATCTCCATTAAGTCAGGGATACCATCAGAATAGGGTGTTTGCGCTTGGTTCAATCGAAATAGTGTAATATCCGAAACCTTGCTTTCCTTTAGATTGTCAATGCCAAGGAAATACTCATTTTCATAATCTCCAATGCCATAACCCCCTTCCGTATTATAATCCTTATAATTTCCGTTATCATCGAAAACCCTTCCCCAAAGCACCCTACTTTCTGTTAAATAACCGATAACCGAAATAATTTTATCCCTATCTATAATGCCGTTTTCAATTAATTGAACAAAAAAAGATGGATTTTTTCCTTCCCATTGTTTTTCCAAATGGAAGAAACCAAACCGAGCGAACTGTGGCTTTTTTTCAAACTGGTAGTGTTTACGTAATGCCACATAGTTTTCATACATGAGCCTTTCCCTTTTTAATGGGTTATCAAAGTCCACAAAGGTTTCCTTTAGGTTTTTTATGATGTGGGCAAAAGCAAATTTGTCCTCAATACTAATTTCAAATTCGGTGCTATGATTTTCGTAATCTTCAACGAAGTTTTCTAATACGCTCTTTGAGAAAGAAGCGGAATATGGAAAAAAATTGACCGTATCATTTTCAACCATTTTGGCCAAATCCTTGACTGATTTTCGGTCGTGTTCTTTCCTGTCAATTAATTCCAACACGTGTTTGGCAGTATATTTATAACTTACTAAAAGATCAACGCCTACCACGGTAAGTTTGTTTTTTTCAGATAAACCATCGTTTAAGGTTTTAAGGTTTTTCCATTTGGTATAGGTGGCGATGCTTTTATCTTGTGGAACCCTACTTCCATAATGTTCCACCAGTTCCTTGAGCAACAGCGTGTCTCCAGTTTTAAGATATTCATTAAAATAGTGGGCTATACTAAAATCCGTTTCAGGTAGGTAGTATTTGATGGTGCCATCTTTTGTTAAAGATTCAATTAAGGCAATTTCAGTAGTTTCCGTTTTTTGGCTACCGTGATAGGCGCCAAAGCCCATAAGCTGAAATTTTTTTTGAGGGAAATCAAATCCTGATTTCGTCAAATCAAATCTATTATTTTGTAGGTATTCCAATTTAGTTTGGGAAAAACCGATCAGACTTAAAAGTGTAAATAGAACGAGGATACTATGCTTCATTGGGTTTGTTTTT
The nucleotide sequence above comes from Maribacter algicola. Encoded proteins:
- a CDS encoding DUF6920 family protein → MRIALILFIGIHGIIHLFGLLKAFGFSGFNAISSPISKTSGVIWLLTALLFATALVLLILQSNYWWICGFFGVIISQILIFNYWSDAKFGSIANLIILVSVLISFAGIRFQKKVAAEQKALFEDSRVSGEIITEASIKGLPTIVQKWLINSGILGKKPISNVHLVQELQLKLKPEQETWNQGIAEQYFTVNPPAFVWNINTEMNSVLSVVGRDKFVNGQGAMTIKLLSLITVANAKNSERVDQATLQRYLAEMVWFPTASLSNNITWEAVDGNSAKATMEVNGTKGDGIFHFDDEGDFLKFTANRYKDEKEQNPTLWTVSALKSEKINGIQIPVELQADWQLEDGKWTWLKLTIKEIDYNLNGFPIGEH
- a CDS encoding TraB/GumN family protein, coding for MKHSILVLFTLLSLIGFSQTKLEYLQNNRFDLTKSGFDFPQKKFQLMGFGAYHGSQKTETTEIALIESLTKDGTIKYYLPETDFSIAHYFNEYLKTGDTLLLKELVEHYGSRVPQDKSIATYTKWKNLKTLNDGLSEKNKLTVVGVDLLVSYKYTAKHVLELIDRKEHDRKSVKDLAKMVENDTVNFFPYSASFSKSVLENFVEDYENHSTEFEISIEDKFAFAHIIKNLKETFVDFDNPLKRERLMYENYVALRKHYQFEKKPQFARFGFFHLEKQWEGKNPSFFVQLIENGIIDRDKIISVIGYLTESRVLWGRVFDDNGNYKDYNTEGGYGIGDYENEYFLGIDNLKESKVSDITLFRLNQAQTPYSDGIPDLMEIVMTDEKSNGELVKGKSTTEYLDYAVLISNSEASIPIEEMDKKTLPIQVHN